In Coregonus clupeaformis isolate EN_2021a unplaced genomic scaffold, ASM2061545v1 scaf0889, whole genome shotgun sequence, the genomic window AGTAGTAGGATGCTCCAGCCAGATGGTAGATAGCAGGTGGGGAAGACTGACACTTTAAACACTTTAAATACTTTAAATACTTTAAACACTTTAAATACTTTAAATACTTTAAATACTTTAAACACTTTAAACACTTTAAATACTTTAAATACTTTAAAAACTTTAAATACTTTAGATACTTTAAACACTTTAAACACTTTAAATACTTTAAACACTTTAAACACTTTAAACACTTTAAATACTTTAAACACTTTAAACACTTTAAATACTTTAGATACTTTAAACACTTTAAATACTTTAGATACTTTAAACACTTTAAACACTTTAAACACTTTAAACACTTTAAATACTTTAAACACTTTAAATACTTTAAACCCTTTACACTCAATTCAATTGAAAACAACAATAGTAAAGACAACAAATCTTTACACAGAGGTGCCCGTTTAAGAGTCACTTCGTGAAAGGACAGCTCTAATCATGTCAAACCTCGGGGTGCAGCACGCCACACGTGCTGATGTTATAGTTGGTGATGTGTATCAGGTCCCTGGTCAGTGCGGTGGGGACGGACAGCAGGAGGGCGAGCAGCCAAACCAGGACGCAGGTGATACGGGCGTAGAGCCCAGTACGGTGCTGCCGTGACCTCACCGGGTGGACGATGGCCAGATGGCGGTCGACGCTGAGTGCAGTGAGGAAGAAGATGGAGCTGTAGAGGTTGAACATCACCAGGCCAGCGCTGGCCTTACACAGGAACCCACCGAAGGGCCACTGGTAGCCTGTGGCTGTGAAGGTGGCCCACATGGGCAGGGTGATCAGGAAGGTGAGGTCTGAGATGGCTAGGTTGAGGACGAACACGTTGGGCACTGTCTTCAGCTTCATGTAGCGGTAGATGACCGCCACCACCATGCTGTTCCCCACCATGCCGATGACAAAGTTACAGCCGTACACTACTGGGATCAGGGTGAAGATGAAGTTGTGCCTCCCGGACATGCTGCAGTTCAGACGGATACCTTCTGTCTCTGGGATCGATGCGCCTACAGCCGTATAGTTCTCCATTATCCTGTTTAACAGCTCCTAGGGCTTTAAAACAGGGGGGTCAGGTCGACAAGGGGGCCAGGTCaacaggggggtggggggggggggggttgggaggTACGTCTGGGGGACAAATATGATATGGGGCTTCAGTCAGTCCTACAAAAGAAACACAACATAAGTTCAGGGACAGTCTAGGAGAGGAGCCTTGATTATCAACAGGCCCATAAACCCTACATcctaaaccctacaccctaaaccctacaccgTAAACCCTAAACTCTACATCCTAAACTCTACACCCTAATCCCTACACCCGAAACCCTAATGTTCCAGcgctacaccctaaaccctacagcgccctgctcaccctacaccctaaaccctagagcgccctgctcaccctacaccctagagcgccctgctcaccctacaccctagagcgccctgctcaccctacaccctacaccctaaaccctagaGCGCCCtactcaccctacaccctacaccctaaaccctacagcgcctgctctaccctacaccctaaaccctagagcgccctgctcaccctacaccctacaccctagagcgccctgctcaccctacaccctacaccctaaaccctacagtgccctactcaccctacaccctaaaccctaaaccctacagtgccctactcaccctacaccctaaacccgaAACCCTAATATTCCAGcgctacaccctaaaccctacagcgccctgctcaccctacaccctaaaccctagagcgccctgctcaccctacaccctaaaccctaaaccctacagcgccctgctcaccctataccctaaaccctaaaccctacagcgccctgctcaccctataccctaaaccctaaaccctagagcgccctgctcaccctacaccctacaccctaaaccctacagcgccctgctcaccctataccctaaaccctaaaccctacagcgccctgctcaccctataccctacaccctaaaccctagaGCGCCCtactcaccctacaccctacaccctaaaccctacagcgccctgctcaccctacaccctacaccctagagcgccctgctcaccctacaccctaaaccctaaaccctacagtgccctactcaccctacaccctaaaccctaaaccctacagcacCCTGctcaccctaaaccctaaaccctaaaccctacagcgccctgctcaccctacaccctacaccctaaaccctacagcgccctgctcaccctataccctaaaccctacagcaccctgctcaccctacaccctaaaccctaaaccctaaaccctacagcgccctgctcaccctataccctaaaccctaaaccctacagcgccctgctcaccctacaccctaaaccctaaaccctacagcgccctgctcaccctacaccctacaccctagagcgccctgctcaccctataccctacaccctacaccctacagcgccc contains:
- the LOC121549503 gene encoding LOW QUALITY PROTEIN: type-1 angiotensin II receptor (The sequence of the model RefSeq protein was modified relative to this genomic sequence to represent the inferred CDS: inserted 1 base in 1 codon), giving the protein MENYTAVGASIPETEGIRLNCSMSGRHNFIFTLIPVVYGCNFVIGMVGNSMVVAVIYRYMKLKTVPNVFVLNLAISDLTFLITLPMWATFTATGYQWPFGGFLCKASAGLVMFNLYSSIFFLTALSVDRHLAIVHPVRSRQHRTGLYARITCVLVWLLALLLSVPTALTRDLIHITNYNISTCGVLHPEGSRHLLLTISLMKSILGFLVPFLIIISCYCLIGRALVRARSIQKTTRSRDDEVLRMLAAAVLAFFLCWVPHQVFYLMELLAQLKVVTNCVIVDVIDTAMPFTICIAFLNSCVNPILYGFVGRNFRKNLFLLLHCSPAGLARPHXSISSKMSALSYRPSEALQLTNKNQRPGV